Part of the bacterium genome is shown below.
CCTTTCGGCGAACAGAGCGACTTCCGCCTCGAGGCGCGATTCGTCGAACGCGGCGTTGGGGGCCAGCTCCGCGACGCGCGCCGCGAGCTTGTCGCGGTAGGCGGCGGTTACTTCCGGCGCGCGGGCGGCTACGTCGTCGACCAGTTTTTCTACCCGCTGCAGCCGCTCGTCGAGGTCCGCGGCCAATTTGGCTCCCTCCGCCTCGCGCATCTCGACGACGCGGGCCAACGCCCCCTCAAGCGCGGCTACGATGCTTTCGGTAAAAACCTCCTCGTCGCGGGCCTCTTCCTCCACGACCAGGAACCATTCCGACGAGGTCAACGCGTCCATCGGGAAGTTGCCCTTCAAACCCAGCGCGTATCGCAGGCGCTCGAACTCGCTTAAGTATTCGCGAGCGAGCTCGACTTCGGCCCTAACGCGTTTCGCCGTCGGCGCCGTCCCTCGCACGGCAACGTTCAGGTGCACGGAACCGCGGCCGAGTTTTTCGCCCACCAGCGCCCGGGTTTTAAGCTCCAACGAGCCGTACTCGCGCAACCCCCGTACGACGACGTCGAGGTGCCGACTGTT
Proteins encoded:
- a CDS encoding YicC/YloC family endoribonuclease is translated as MLKSMTGFGRGEAPYGDGFIIVEVTTVNSRHLDVVVRGLREYGSLELKTRALVGEKLGRGSVHLNVAVRGTAPTAKRVRAEVELAREYLSEFERLRYALGLKGNFPMDALTSSEWFLVVEEEARDEEVFTESIVAALEGALARVVEMREAEGAKLAADLDERLQRVEKLVDDVAARAPEVTAAYRDKLAARVAELAPNAAFDESRLEAEVALFAERSDVSEEIVRTRAHLRAFADAVAGGGRVGRRLDFLTIEMNRETNTVAAKAQDAHIASTVIGIKDLLEQIREQVQNVE